GCTCGATGAAGACGATGACGAGCTTGAGCTGGAACTGCTCGATGACGATCCGCTGGAACCCGTGCTGCCGCCGCTGGAAGAGCTGCTTGAGCTAGACGAAGATGACGACGAACTGCTTGATGACGATGTGCCACCAAAGCTGGATGAACCGCCGGTAGAGGTTGCGCCAGAAGAAGTGCTCGAAGAACTGGAAGAGCTCGATGAGCTAGACGAACTAGAGGATGAAGAACCTCCACCAGTCGAAGTATCGCCGCCGGTTGAGGTGTCACCACCTGTAGAGCCACCGCTGCTCGATGAGGAGCTGGATGAACTCGACGATGACGAGCTGGATGACGAAGACGAACCCCCAGAACCACCGCTAGAGCCCGAGGAGCCGCTAGACCCAGATGAACCGCTCGAACCAGAAGACCCGCCGGAACCGCCTGAACCTCCATTCGAGCCGCCGCCACTCGAAGACGAGCTGGACGAAGATGACGAGCTTGAAGAACTTGACGAAGAAGAGCTCGACGAAGAACTGGAGCTGACACCGCCGGTCGAGGTCGAAACACCGCCAGTCGAAGTCGATGTCGAGACACCGCCGGTTGAAGTCGATACGCCACCGGTAGAGGTGGATGTCGAGACACCGCCAGTCGAGGTTGAAACGCCGCCAGTGGACGTTGAAACGCCTCCGGTTGAGGTGCTTACACCGCCTGTTGAGGTAGAGACCCCACCCGTGGACGTCGAGACGCCGCCGGTACTGGTGCTGACATTGCCAGAGCTGGTGCTGTTATCGATATCAATATCGATATTGATGCCGCCATTGCTGGTGCCATCACCGCCGGTGCTGGTACTTGTGCTGGTGCTGCCGCTCGACGTGTCGCCTCCCGATGTGCCTCCGGTTGTACCGCCGGAGGTAGAAGTGCTGGTCGTCGTGGAGACGTTCACCCCGCCGCCGCCTCCGCCGCCTCCACCGCCGAAAAAGCCGCCAAAGAAACCACCGCCAAAGCCGCCTATTGGGCCAAAGCCACCAAGACCGCCACCAACGACGACAGGGATACCACCTCCACCGCTAGGTGGCGGTACCTGTGGTGGAAGAACCGGTGGTGGCAAAATCGGTGGCGGCAAAGGAATTGGCGCGGACTGGCTTACGACTGTCACCACTGTAGGCTCGGCTGCTATTTCGGTCACGACCGGTCGACGAACCCGACGCTTGGTCCGAATCAGCTTGCCTTTGCGCATTCTGCGAGCGCGAGTCGCTTTGCGTGGCTTGGCGCGTTCTACAGCCTGTGCGGCGACTGTCTCGGCAACATATGTCTGGAAGCCTTTAGTCTGCGCAGTCGCAGGTGTATCCGCAACATGCATGGCACCGCCGCCTATCAGGGCACCGCCGCACGTGCATGCGCATAATTTTGCCAAAGCCATCTTTACAGACATAGTCCAAACTCTCTCGTTCGCGACTGCGGACTATGACCCTACTCGAAAATGGACCAATTCCGCAAATCCTAGATTTTCAGCCTGCAAGATGGCCAGAAAACCGCAGCAATCACAATCCCATTAACCGTTTTCTGGCTCACAAATTGCTAATTTTCAGTAGTTTTACCAACATATTTCCAAATATGTCCCGGAATGGAACTGCCTTTTATAGCTTTGTTAAGTCGATGCAGCCGTACCATGTCTTGGTGCATAAAATCCTGTCACACACTGTAATTTTTATAGATTACATCCAAAATGGTATCGAGGTCCATGACACGAAGCGTGGGTGAGTTGTCTGGTGTCGCTCACCTTCCCGGGCACCAACGCCTAATCGTTTTCAAGAAATCGCAAATGCAAGCGTATTGATACTTGTCGTTGATCGATAGCGTGGCTATAGGCCGCGCCAGCAAGCTATTGCACTTGCGACGGTCAGTAACGGGAGCAGTTAATGGTCACCACTACCGCTATGGACGATATTGATGTCCTGGCCAAAGCCCGCCGATCGCTGAGTCAAGACTATACGCCAGACGCTTCCGAAGACTATATGAGCGAACGCCAGCTCACCTATTTTCGTGATCTGCTAAACGCTTGGAAAAGAACGATTTTAGAGGCAGCTGAGGGGACGTTGCAACAATTGCAAAGCGGCCCGATCCGCGAGTCAGACCTTAATGATCGTGCCTCCAGCGAGACCGATTGGGGCATCGAACTGCGCACCCGTGACCGCCAGCGTAAACTCATCTCCAAGATTGATTCTGCACTGCGGCGGATTGAAGCGGGCGAATATGGCTATTGCGAGGTTACCGGTGAGCCTATTGGATTGGGCCGCCTGATCGCACGCCCGATTGCAACCATGACGGTAGATGCGCAGGAAGCGCATGAGCGGCGCGAAAAAATCTCGCGCGACAACTGACGCGCCAATCCAATTCAGCGAATGGCAAGTGCCGCGCTATCCCGAAACGGAATTTCCCTCACCTTCTTTTAACGCATTACGGCTATTGCCGACGCCAACCATAAAGAATTCGCGTCGGTAGAACCCTTAAAAATTTTACCATGCGCGGTAACACAATATCGACACTTTGCTGGCACATTGACCAAAGAATCAAATCAGGCCTACGGGAATCGCGCAATGGGAATTTGGGAAAAACTTCCTGAAAACAATGCTGATAGTCAGGATTCCGAGCGTGACAACCGTCACGAGCGGCGCGATGCGCTGTTTCTTTTGGCCAGAGTTTCTTTTGAGAACAGCGAGAAGACTATTGATGTCCGCGTGCGCAACCTGTCTGCGGGTGGGATGATGGCAGAAAGCAACGTCTATTGCGCACCAGGTGACATCGTTACCGTGACCATAATACATAGCGAGCCGATTGCCGGGCGTATCTCGTGGCAATCGGGCGGGCGATTCGGCGTTGCGTTTAACCACCCGATTGATCCGCAATCAGTGCGCGATCGCAAGACCGCAGCTATTCCCGAAAAGCCAAGCCATTTGCGGCTGATGGAGCAGAAGGCCGCGCGCAAAGCGAAACGTGTAAGGCGGATCTGAACTGAGCTGTATTCTGCTGACCAGTGGAGACGCTTGGGCCAGCCCCTAATCCTTGTCCAAGATAGCATTATCCTGCCCCATAGCAGGCGGCACCTCCCCCGCTCGCGCTGGGCTTACAGAAAAGCCAACCGGGTGCTGCATTGAGCGATATTCGCCCAAAACATCATCCTGACGCGATTCGAAGAAATTGACCGCTTCCAGATGAGGGTCAGCCAAGACATCCTCCATGCTGTTATAGCGCATCGCCGGAATTTGCTCTTCCGCCAAAATGATGACCCATTCATCCGTGGTTTTGGTCGAGGCGACTTCCTCAATAATCGCATAGAGCTCGCCGGTATTCTGTGTCCGCGCCTCATAGGTTGAAAAGCGTGGATCATCGAATACCCCGGGCCGACCGCCAATTTCAAAGAAGCGTTCCCATTGCGCGTCGATATAGGGCACGATCGCGATATAGCCGTCCTTGGTCGGATAGGGCCGCCGCCGCGGATTGACAGATCGGGTATAGGCGAGCTTCCCATTGCCGCTCGCAAAGGTCGCACCGTAGAGGTTTTCCACCATGTTGAAGAAAGTGAAACTCTCAAACATCGGTACCGATACGAATTGCCCTTCGCCTGTACGTTCACGATGGAACAGAGCCGCCAAAGTAGCGTAGGTGGCAAACAGGCCGACCGTCTTGTCAGCGATCAGCGAAGGCGCATAAGCCGGGTCACCCCCGGAGCGCTCTGCCTCCAAAGCGGCGAATCCAGACGCCGCCTGCACCAGATCGTCATAGGCTTGGCGTTTAGAATATGGGCCGCCCGCACCATAGCCCGCGCAATGGGTGTAAATAATGTCCGGTTTGATCGCGCGTACACCGTCATAATCCAGTCCGAGCCGTTTCATCCCGGCGAGCCGCACATTATGAAAGAATACATCGGCGTCTTTGAGCAAATTGGTAAGCTGCGCTTTGCCTTCATCGCTGCTCGCGTCAATGGTAACCGCTTTCTTGCCACGGTTTAGCGCCATATAGATGGGGCCGCGCTTGCCATCGGGCGAATAGCCCGCATAGCGCATCATATCGCCTGGTACCTTGCCACGATCAAATTCTACCTTGATGACCTCTGCGCCGAGATCGGCCATAATCATGGTGGCAAATGGGCCCATAACTACAGACGACATGTCAACGATACGGACACCGCTCAGCGGTCCACCAACGCCTCGTGGCTGGTCGCTTCCAGCTGCTGAACGCTGCTTCTCGGGTGCGCTGGATGAATCATGTGTGTCAGGCATATTCTCTCTGCTACTCTTATTTCTTTTCGTAAACGATGCTTACGCATCTCCATGGCAGACGCAAGAACCCTCAGTGTTTTCAACTGCCTTTGATAGATTTTACCGCTGAATCCCACATTTTGATAAGCGCGGCAGGTTAATCCATAATGGATATATATGTTATGATATATCATGGTTAACACTCTGTTTTGAATAGATTTACATCTGCAAAATCCTATGGTATGTCCATTTCGGATCAATTGGTTTTCGCTAAAAATCCAATTATCTTAAGCTCTTAGGGTCGCAAAAACTAGAATCGGCGAAGTCGGTTCCTGGGCGTGTCATGACGCCCAGAGAGAATAAGCTGAGGTATAATCAGATGCTCTATCTGTTCGAGTCAAACGAAAGAAAATTGCGCGACAAGTCAGAACTGCGGTCACTTTCACACAAATATGGCGATGATGTTGTAAGCACTCTGAAGCGGAGAGCACAGGACCGAAAACTAAGCCAACGAGATCGCAAGCACTGGCAGCGCTTGTACCGCAAGGCTAAAGCAAAAAGCGCAAGCCTTAGCGCTTTTGACAGAAGCAAAGTACAGCTTCGATAACAAGCTTATTAGCTTTTGGGCTGATAGGTCTGCGCCTCAGTCGGGAAACTCCGGTCGCTGACTTCAGCGGCATATTGCTTGACGGTTTCATCAATCGTTTCCGCCATAGTGCCGTAGGTTTTCACAAAGCGCGGCGTGCGTTCAAACAGGCCGAGCATATCCTCGGTGACCAACACTTGGCCGTCGCATTGTGCTGAGGCGCCAATGCCGATGGTGGGGGCGCCGACGGCCTTGGTAGCAGCAATGGCGATCGGCTCGACCACGCCTTCAATCACAATCGCAAAAACCCCAGCCTGATCGAGAGCTTTAGCATCACCGACAATCTTTTCAGCCTCGGCATCGGAACGCCCGCGTGCCGCATAACCGCCAAGAGCATTCACTGCCTGCGGAGTCAGGCCAACATGGCCGACGACAGGAATACCGCGCGCTGTCAGAAAGGCCACGGTCTCGGCCATGGCTTCACCACCTTCGAGCTTGACCGCAGCCGCGCCGGTTTCCTTGAGGATATGCGATGCGCTTTCAAATGCCTGCTGCGGCGAAGCTTCATAGCTGCCAAAGGGCATATCGATCACGACAACGCTGTGATAGCTGCCGCGCACCACCGCCGCGCCGTGGGCGCACATCATCTCCAGCGTTACCGGGACGGTGGATGGCAGGCCATAGATCACCTGCCCAAGCGAATCCCCAACCAGCAGCATATCGCAATGCGGATCGAGAATTTGAGCCATCCGCGCGGTATAGGCGGTGAGCATCACAATCGGCTTTTCGGTGGCACCATCCTTCTTGCGCCGCTGGATTGCGGGCGCTGTCAGTCGCTTCATCGGCTTTGGGGTCGGATTGGCACGGCTGGTGGAGGTGTCGAGGGTATAGGTGGTGGACATGGGAAAGCCTTTAAGAGTTAGTCTTCGATAAGGTCGATGGCCGCAACCGCTTCTGTCACATTATCGCTGAATACGCCATCGACACCGGCGGCAATAAAAGCCCGAACCTCGGCCTGAATATCGCCCCGGCCAACAGGGTCATCGCCACTCTTTAGCTGGTCGGGGAGAAAATAGTTCTCTCGCCGCATCGTCCAGGGATGGACCTTCAGCCCGACCGCATGGGCATCGGCGACAAGGCTGGTCGGTTGGGTCGCATTGCCATCGCGGTCGAGCGGAATCACCATCGTCTTTTGCGGCCCGATGCCATCGGCATAGCTGGCAATCTGCTTCAAACCTGCCGGTTTGACCATATCGGCATATTGCAACCCCTTGCCATCAACAGGGCCGCGCTGCTCGGCGACAAGCTGGATCAGCGGCAGATCGGTCATGCCATCAAGTCGCTTGAGATTCTCAACCTCGAAGCTCTGAATATAGACAGGCGCGTCGGCGCCGCGATATCCCGCTTTGTGCAGTTGCTTGACCAGCACCTCGTCAAAGGACAGCCCGATAGAGGCAAAATAGCTCGGGTGCTTGGTCTCGGGATAAATCCCGATTACCCGACCCATCTCGGCCTCTTTGGCGCGCACCAGCTGGATAATCTCCGCCAGTGTCGGAATGGTGTACAGGCCATCGAAACGGGCATTGTCCGGGCGCAACTGCGCCAGGCGTTCGCGGGTACGCAGGGTCTTCAGTTCGGCAAGGGTAAAGTCCTCGGTAAACCAGCCATTGACCTCTTCGCCGTCAATCAGCTTGCGCGTTCTCCGGTCGGCAAATTCGGGATGGTCGGCAACATCGGTGGTGCCGGAAATCTCATTCTCATGCCGCGCGACCAAAACCCCGTCCTTGGTCAGCACAAGATCAGGCTCGACAAAGTCCGCACCCTGATTGATCGCGCGTTCATAGCTGGCCAGCGTATGCTCCGGCCGCTCGCCCGATGCGCCGCGATGGGCAATGATGATTACCGGTCGCAATGGCTGCATGGTCTCACCTTCCCTTGCCTCGCTATCCGTGATGGTGATGACGCCAGCTACGGCACATATAGCCGCCAGACACATCTGAAACAGGAATTTCATCGCTGATCGTCTCCTTGCCGACGACGATGCTTAGGGCCAGGACCCTAGCCCTTGATAAGATTCGGGAACAGGCCAAAGAATAAGATGGCCGCAATAACCAATGGGCACAGCCAGGCGATCAGGAAGCGCCACAAAGCAAGTGTGCCACCGCTCAAGCCGTTCTGCGCGTTGATGATCCGCTTATCGGCAATCCAGCCGACAAAAATCGCAACCAGCAGTGCAGACACCGGCAGCATGATCTTGCCGGTAACGGTATCCAAAATGCTGAACAGTTCCAGCCCGTCGAAGATACCAAAGGGCAGCGGCTTAAAGTCTGCCAATGTGTTGAAAGAAAAGCTGGCAACGGCGCCAATAGCAAAGGCCATAAGTCCAAGCACAACCGCCGTCATGCTGCGGCTTATATTAAATTGCCGCGAGGCCCAGCTTACCGAGGCTTCAAGCAGCGCCACCGAGCTGGTCAAAGCGGCGAAGAACACCATAACAAAGAACAGCAAGCCAATCAGCGAGCCGCCCGGCATGGTCTGGAACGACACCGGCAAGGTGCTGAACATCAGACCCAGCCCCTGCGGCACCGGTTTCTCACCGCTCAGCACCTCCGCCAACAGGTCGGGCGTCATCGCGGCAAACACGATCGGGAAAATCGCCAGCCCTGCAATGATCGCCACCGAAGTATCGGCAGAGCCAATCATGCCCGACGTCTTGGCAAGGTCGGTGTCGGCAGAAGCATAAGCACCATAGGTGATCATCAAAGCCGAGCCCAATGACAGTGAGAACAACGCCTGCCCCAATGCCGACAGCATCACATTCGGATCGAGCAATCGCGACGGTTCAAACGAGAACAGAAAGCTTAGTGTCTCGGTAAAGGCGCCGGTCAGCATGGAATAGACGGTAATCGCCAGAAACAGCAGGAAGAAGGTTGGCATCAGCCACACCGCGACCTTCTCAATGCCGCCGGTCACGCCGCGCGCGACAACAAAAATGGTAATCGCCATAAACAGCGCATGCATAGCAACCATCATCTCGGCATTGCCATGCAGCGTGCCCAGCATGGAGGCGACATCTTCGCTATTCTGTCCGGCAAAGGCCCCTTGCGTCAAGGTGCCGCCCGAAACGGCGCTGGCCATATCGTCGACAAACACGCCGGCAAAATAGACCACCCAGCCGCCAATCACCGAATAGTAGGTGAGGATAAAATAAGCCCCCAACATACCGACAAAGGCCGCCGCGGCCCATAAGGGCGATCTGCCCGATGCCCGTGCCAGCTTGCTGACGCTATCCACCGCTGACGATTTACCATAACGGCCGATCACGGTTTCCGCCAACAACACCGGCAGGCCGATCATCACGACGCAGAAGATATAGAAGATAACAAAAGCACCGCCGCCATTGGAGCCAGCTTCAGCGGGAAACCGCACCAGATTGCCAAGTCCTACAGCCGATCCGACCGCTGCCATGACAAAGGCGAAGCGCGATGACCAATTTTCAGTATGTCCAACGCCGGCTGGGCCCGCCATGCGTATCTCCCCGTATTTTTCCGCTTGGGCCTTGCTTTAAGCGGAAAAGCTGGGACAGGCCAGCGGCTTTATGACAATTTGGTGTAAATGCTGATCTTGGAAATCAGCCTGTGACTTCGACGCCACGCCAGAAGGCGACCCGGTCCTTGATTTCCGCCGCTGCGTCTTTCGGCTCGGGATAATACCAGGCGGCATCGGGGTTCTCTTCGCCATCGACCACCAGGGTGAAATAGGAGGCGGTGCCTTTCCACCGGCAGACGCTGGTGGTGCTGCTATGCTTGAGATAAGCGTCGGCAACGGCAGAACGCGGAAAATAGGCGTTATTCTCAACTGTGACGATATCGTCACTCTCGGCGATCACCGCGCCATTCCATATTGCCTTGGCCATATCTCTCTCCTCTATTGCTAATTACCAGGCATTCTCGCATCGATATTCATAGCCAGCGAGATGCGTTCACGCTCGCCATGATAAGGCCGCACCGAGTGACGCAACCATGCCGGAAACAGCACCAGATCGCCGCTATTGGGTCGCAGGCGCATTTCGCCATTTTGCGGATTACCATCCAGTCCCAGCACCCTGAGGCTGTTCATCCGCATATGGGTCATGGGAAAGCGCGGGTCTTCGAGCACCAGTTCGCCACCCAGATCCTCACCGACATCGCCCTGATCGACATAGAATACTGCCGCCCAAAGCTGCGCCGGATGAACATGCGCGGTGTTGAGGCCACCGGATGGCAGGACATTGGCCCACATATAAATCGACCAATCCAACTGTGCCGGATCGCCCTTGTCGAGCCCGGTAATCCGTTTAGCCAGAGCCAGTGCTTTTTCGGCGACAAAGCCTGCCGCCTCGCCGCCCCAATCGAGCATCTTGGTATCAGAATGCCAGCCACCGACATTGGAGCGCGGCATATTCTCCGCCGTCGCCCGGCGCTCGGCTATGCTGGCTTTCAGCGCGTCGCACAACGCGTTACAGTCCTGAAACCTGGAATAGATAATCGGCGTCTCAAACGCTCCGGTATGCTCGGCCCGGATGCGGATGGAGCCGAAATCACTCACAGCAGCGCAGCCTCATAATCGGTGCTCTTGAAACCGACCATAACGCCGCCATCCCAGGCCAGAACCGGGCGCTTGATCATCGAGGGATTCTCAACCATCAGCGCCAGAGCAATGTTTTCGTTGATATTCTCTTTCGCAACATCGGGCAGATTCTTGAAAGTGGTGCCGCGACGGTTAAGCAATGGCTCCCAATCGCCCAGCTCCAGCGCCCAGTCGGTCAGCATATCGGTGGTGACACCTGATTTCTTATAATCGTGAAACACATAGTTCACATCATTGCGCTCCAGCCATTTGCGCGCTTTCTTGATCGTGTCGCAATTGGCAATGCCATAGAGAGTCGGGGTCATAGACGAATCCTTCTGGGGGAATTTTTCAGAATTGGCGGCTCCCTTAGCAAAGGAAATCCATGCTGACAGGACATTTTTTCGGGATGCCGCCAAAACCAGAGACTATGCGGCTACGGCTGGGTGTGTTCACACTGGACTTTTTGCGTGGCCTGTGCACCAAAGGCAGCATGATCCGAACCTGTATATCGCTGATGCTGTTGGCCACCGCCGCGTTCAATCATCACGCCGCCGTCGCCCAAGACCAGCCCGCGCCTGAACCTCCGCGCGCCATACAGGACAGCGACCGCCAGGGTTGGACTGCCATCAGCGTCGCTGGCCCTGTCGAGAAGGACTCCAAATTGCTGTTGTGGTTCGATGGTCATGCCCGTTTTCGCGATGATGCCAGCGATCTCGGCGTCACTATCTTCCGGCCCGGCCTGGGCTGGCGCGTCGCCGATGGGCTTGATCTATGGATGGGCTATGCCGATGTCATTGCCCGGCCCGAGTTAGGCGATGACATTGAGGAACAACGGTTTTGGCAGCAAGCTACTTATCGCATCACAGAGATTGCCGGTGGACAGGTTGGCGGCAGAACGCGGCTGGAACAGCGTTTTCGCGGCGGCGATAGCGAGACCGGTTGGCGCTTTCGGCAACAAATACGCTGGGCCAAGCCGATTGGTAATGGCGATGTTTCCCTGATTGTCTGGGATGAATTGTTCTTCAATCTCAACGATGCAACCGGGGTACATCAAGGCGGATTTGATCAGAACCGCCTATTTGTCGGTGGGGCGTTCAGGCTGTCCGATAGTGCCCGGATCGAGGCGGGGTATCTCAACAACATCCTCAATCCGCCCGGACCCGATAATCAGGTGAATCACAATGTCTCGATAGGCCTGTTTTTCGCGCTTTAGCCGCGGCATCCAGGACAATGATCCATATCAATGATGGGCTTAATCAAGACGTCATATGACGCGCTTATGAATTCGATCTTCTGATTCACCGGAGACCATGCATGAGCGAACGCAAGAATTGGGATGCCATAACCATCGGATCGGGTTTGGGCTCGCTGTCGGCCGCGGCCGCTCTCGCCAATCAAGGCAAACAGGTGCTGGTGCTCGAGCGGCTCGCCAATTTTGGCGGCGCGGCAACGGTTTATCGCCATGGCAATCTCACCATGGAAGCCTCGCTGCATGAAACCGATGGCGATACTGTGTTCAATCCCGATGGAGTGTTTCAGCGACTCGGCCTCAGCGACACGGTCGACCCGATCGAGACCGATATCTTTTACGAAGTGCGCGGCGGTCCTTTGGCAGAACCAATCCGCGTGCCGCACGGGCTGACCAAGGCGGCGCTGGCCTTGCAAACCGCCCTGCCCGACGATGCTCCTGCCCTTGAAAGCTATTTCGACGAACTGCGTCAGCTCTATCTCGGCACCAGCGAACTCGAAGCCATGGGATCGCGCGGGCCTTCGGTGCTGCTCAGCCTGCTCTTTTCGGGTCAGCTCTTTGCCATGATCGGCAATGTCCGCCGCACTATCTCCGACCGGTTCGACGCGATGTTTCACTCCAGCGAAGCACCCAAATTCGCGCTAGGGGCGGTGCTGCCCTATTTTGACAATGATCCGGAGGTGATGAGCTATTTCGCCTATGCCGCCATCTATGCCCGCTATGTTGAAACCGGCTCCTACAGCTTTCGCGGCGGATCGCAGGCACTGACCCGTGCATTGATGAAGAGAATCCGCGCTGCCGAGGGAGAGGCACGGCACAATGTGACGGTCAAAAACATCTTGCTTGATTCGGACGGCGCGGCTTGCGGCGTTGCCTATGAAAACAGCAATGGCGATATGTTTGAAGTGCATGCGCCAATCATTTTCGGCGGTACGGCCCCTCAGACGCTTGCCGCTATGCTGCCAGAAGAGCAGAGCGCGGATTTTGCCGAACGTTATGCGAAGAACGAGCCTTCCATATCGCTGTTCAGCCTGTCGCTGGGCCTTAACCGACCGGCTGAGGATTTTGGCGTGTCAGCATACTCCACCTTTATCTATCCCGAGCGCATGACCCGCTATTGCGACTATGCAGAGGCCGCAAAGGCCTTTGCCGGAGACCCGGAAGCAGTCCCGCCCTATATTGTCGCCGATTATGGCCGGTTGAATACCGGTCTGGCCAAGCCGGGTGACCTGCATCATGTCACGCTTGCCGGAGTCGACAAGCTGGAATGGTGGGCCGATCTGGATGAAGCGAGCGAAATGGCGCGGCGCAAAAACTGGATCGATTTTCTGATTACCGACCTGAATCGCCATTATCCGGGCATTGCCGATGCCATTGCGCATTCGGAAATCGCCACCGCGCGCACCATGCACAACCGCCTGGGCACCCCGGGAGGCGAAGTCTATGGCTTCCGCCCCACCGTATCGCGCCTGTTTGGCAGTCGCCCGAACGCACAAACCGCGATTAAGGGTTTATGGCTCAGTTCGGCCTATACCGTTTCCGGAGGCTATTCGGGCGCGATGCATGGCGGACTGATGGCCGCCGATGCGGCGCTAAGGGCGGAACGCAAGGACTAAAGACACTTTTCCCGTTCGCCTCGAGCGAAGTCGAGAGGCCTTTGCTTGGGGCTTGTGTCTCGACTACGCTCGACACGAACGGATACATTA
The sequence above is drawn from the Parasphingorhabdus sp. SCSIO 66989 genome and encodes:
- the dksA gene encoding RNA polymerase-binding protein DksA, with the translated sequence MVTTTAMDDIDVLAKARRSLSQDYTPDASEDYMSERQLTYFRDLLNAWKRTILEAAEGTLQQLQSGPIRESDLNDRASSETDWGIELRTRDRQRKLISKIDSALRRIEAGEYGYCEVTGEPIGLGRLIARPIATMTVDAQEAHERREKISRDN
- a CDS encoding PilZ domain-containing protein, producing MGIWEKLPENNADSQDSERDNRHERRDALFLLARVSFENSEKTIDVRVRNLSAGGMMAESNVYCAPGDIVTVTIIHSEPIAGRISWQSGGRFGVAFNHPIDPQSVRDRKTAAIPEKPSHLRLMEQKAARKAKRVRRI
- a CDS encoding CaiB/BaiF CoA transferase family protein, which codes for MPDTHDSSSAPEKQRSAAGSDQPRGVGGPLSGVRIVDMSSVVMGPFATMIMADLGAEVIKVEFDRGKVPGDMMRYAGYSPDGKRGPIYMALNRGKKAVTIDASSDEGKAQLTNLLKDADVFFHNVRLAGMKRLGLDYDGVRAIKPDIIYTHCAGYGAGGPYSKRQAYDDLVQAASGFAALEAERSGGDPAYAPSLIADKTVGLFATYATLAALFHRERTGEGQFVSVPMFESFTFFNMVENLYGATFASGNGKLAYTRSVNPRRRPYPTKDGYIAIVPYIDAQWERFFEIGGRPGVFDDPRFSTYEARTQNTGELYAIIEEVASTKTTDEWVIILAEEQIPAMRYNSMEDVLADPHLEAVNFFESRQDDVLGEYRSMQHPVGFSVSPARAGEVPPAMGQDNAILDKD
- the panB gene encoding 3-methyl-2-oxobutanoate hydroxymethyltransferase; the encoded protein is MSTTYTLDTSTSRANPTPKPMKRLTAPAIQRRKKDGATEKPIVMLTAYTARMAQILDPHCDMLLVGDSLGQVIYGLPSTVPVTLEMMCAHGAAVVRGSYHSVVVIDMPFGSYEASPQQAFESASHILKETGAAAVKLEGGEAMAETVAFLTARGIPVVGHVGLTPQAVNALGGYAARGRSDAEAEKIVGDAKALDQAGVFAIVIEGVVEPIAIAATKAVGAPTIGIGASAQCDGQVLVTEDMLGLFERTPRFVKTYGTMAETIDETVKQYAAEVSDRSFPTEAQTYQPKS
- a CDS encoding glycerophosphodiester phosphodiesterase, whose protein sequence is MQPLRPVIIIAHRGASGERPEHTLASYERAINQGADFVEPDLVLTKDGVLVARHENEISGTTDVADHPEFADRRTRKLIDGEEVNGWFTEDFTLAELKTLRTRERLAQLRPDNARFDGLYTIPTLAEIIQLVRAKEAEMGRVIGIYPETKHPSYFASIGLSFDEVLVKQLHKAGYRGADAPVYIQSFEVENLKRLDGMTDLPLIQLVAEQRGPVDGKGLQYADMVKPAGLKQIASYADGIGPQKTMVIPLDRDGNATQPTSLVADAHAVGLKVHPWTMRRENYFLPDQLKSGDDPVGRGDIQAEVRAFIAAGVDGVFSDNVTEAVAAIDLIED
- a CDS encoding sodium-dependent transporter, producing the protein MAGPAGVGHTENWSSRFAFVMAAVGSAVGLGNLVRFPAEAGSNGGGAFVIFYIFCVVMIGLPVLLAETVIGRYGKSSAVDSVSKLARASGRSPLWAAAAFVGMLGAYFILTYYSVIGGWVVYFAGVFVDDMASAVSGGTLTQGAFAGQNSEDVASMLGTLHGNAEMMVAMHALFMAITIFVVARGVTGGIEKVAVWLMPTFFLLFLAITVYSMLTGAFTETLSFLFSFEPSRLLDPNVMLSALGQALFSLSLGSALMITYGAYASADTDLAKTSGMIGSADTSVAIIAGLAIFPIVFAAMTPDLLAEVLSGEKPVPQGLGLMFSTLPVSFQTMPGGSLIGLLFFVMVFFAALTSSVALLEASVSWASRQFNISRSMTAVVLGLMAFAIGAVASFSFNTLADFKPLPFGIFDGLELFSILDTVTGKIMLPVSALLVAIFVGWIADKRIINAQNGLSGGTLALWRFLIAWLCPLVIAAILFFGLFPNLIKG
- a CDS encoding DUF427 domain-containing protein; its protein translation is MAKAIWNGAVIAESDDIVTVENNAYFPRSAVADAYLKHSSTTSVCRWKGTASYFTLVVDGEENPDAAWYYPEPKDAAAEIKDRVAFWRGVEVTG
- a CDS encoding TIGR02466 family protein; protein product: MSDFGSIRIRAEHTGAFETPIIYSRFQDCNALCDALKASIAERRATAENMPRSNVGGWHSDTKMLDWGGEAAGFVAEKALALAKRITGLDKGDPAQLDWSIYMWANVLPSGGLNTAHVHPAQLWAAVFYVDQGDVGEDLGGELVLEDPRFPMTHMRMNSLRVLGLDGNPQNGEMRLRPNSGDLVLFPAWLRHSVRPYHGERERISLAMNIDARMPGN
- a CDS encoding ArsC family reductase; this translates as MTPTLYGIANCDTIKKARKWLERNDVNYVFHDYKKSGVTTDMLTDWALELGDWEPLLNRRGTTFKNLPDVAKENINENIALALMVENPSMIKRPVLAWDGGVMVGFKSTDYEAALL
- a CDS encoding DUF2490 domain-containing protein, which codes for MLTGHFFGMPPKPETMRLRLGVFTLDFLRGLCTKGSMIRTCISLMLLATAAFNHHAAVAQDQPAPEPPRAIQDSDRQGWTAISVAGPVEKDSKLLLWFDGHARFRDDASDLGVTIFRPGLGWRVADGLDLWMGYADVIARPELGDDIEEQRFWQQATYRITEIAGGQVGGRTRLEQRFRGGDSETGWRFRQQIRWAKPIGNGDVSLIVWDELFFNLNDATGVHQGGFDQNRLFVGGAFRLSDSARIEAGYLNNILNPPGPDNQVNHNVSIGLFFAL